From one Coleofasciculus sp. FACHB-1120 genomic stretch:
- a CDS encoding ATP-binding protein yields the protein MDTQAIASIEFLQRQAASLLLYQSVLRGEVGTAFLNLLQVLSSSNTNGLACLQAYGTWFQALAARNQGWQDYLITQILRTDNPFSKQVQQTSLLSPALVAAAQQDLQALQSLYNCSSDQLSRWVQTAAKLLAAPVAWNQQQDRVGAIHELPIWEKFQMSENWVDVLESLAAHYQQYGTGLFSVYRALRWQSGQLVGISYADPVQLPELVGYESQKDSLLKNTKFLLAGYPALHVLLYGSRGSGKSSLVKGLLNEPDTVNLRLVEVAKSDLKDLPAIVDQLRGVPQKFIIFVDDLSFGEDDDAFKALKVVLEGNLTARPQNVVVYATSNRRHLIREFFSDRPRPKNNEEIHAWDTVQEKLSFSDRFGLTLTFEPADQNTYLSIIRHLAAQANISLSQEDLEYRALQWATRHNGRSGRTARQFIDFLRADLAVTGSESRRLNT from the coding sequence ATGGATACTCAAGCGATCGCCTCAATCGAATTTCTGCAACGTCAAGCTGCTTCTCTGTTACTTTATCAATCCGTCCTCCGTGGCGAAGTTGGCACGGCTTTCCTGAATCTGCTACAAGTTTTAAGCAGCAGCAACACTAATGGACTGGCTTGCCTGCAAGCTTACGGCACTTGGTTTCAAGCTTTAGCCGCCAGAAATCAGGGTTGGCAAGACTACCTGATTACCCAGATTCTCAGAACTGACAATCCTTTTAGCAAGCAAGTCCAGCAAACGTCTTTACTGTCTCCAGCGCTGGTAGCTGCTGCCCAGCAAGATTTACAAGCCTTGCAGAGCCTCTACAATTGCAGTAGCGACCAGTTGAGCCGGTGGGTGCAAACCGCAGCTAAGTTACTGGCGGCACCAGTTGCCTGGAACCAGCAGCAGGATAGGGTAGGCGCGATTCATGAATTGCCCATCTGGGAGAAATTCCAAATGTCAGAAAATTGGGTAGATGTGCTGGAATCTTTAGCCGCTCATTATCAACAATATGGAACAGGGTTGTTTTCCGTCTATCGGGCTTTACGGTGGCAATCTGGGCAGTTGGTAGGCATTTCCTATGCCGATCCCGTGCAGCTTCCAGAATTAGTCGGCTACGAATCGCAGAAAGACTCTTTGCTGAAGAATACAAAATTTTTACTTGCTGGTTATCCAGCTTTGCACGTTTTGCTCTACGGCAGTCGTGGGAGTGGCAAATCTTCTTTAGTGAAGGGGTTATTAAATGAGCCTGATACCGTCAACCTCCGCCTCGTCGAAGTTGCCAAATCTGACTTGAAAGATTTACCGGCAATTGTAGACCAGTTGCGGGGGGTTCCTCAGAAGTTCATCATTTTTGTTGACGATCTCTCCTTTGGGGAGGATGACGATGCTTTCAAAGCTCTTAAAGTGGTGCTGGAGGGGAATTTAACCGCCCGTCCTCAAAATGTGGTAGTTTATGCGACTTCCAATCGACGGCATCTGATTCGAGAATTTTTTAGCGATCGCCCTCGTCCCAAGAACAATGAAGAAATTCACGCCTGGGATACGGTTCAGGAAAAGCTATCGTTTAGCGATCGCTTTGGTCTGACGTTAACCTTTGAACCTGCCGATCAGAACACCTACTTAAGTATTATTCGCCATCTCGCAGCTCAAGCCAATATTTCCCTCTCCCAAGAAGATTTAGAGTATCGTGCCTTACAGTGGGCAACTCGCCACAACGGGCGTTCTGGACGTACAGCACGGCAATTCATTGACTTTCTCAGGGCAGATTTAGCCGTTACTGGTTCAGAATCTCGTAGATTAAACACATAA
- a CDS encoding TMEM14 family protein, translated as MNSGTIAAIAYGILAIVGGIMGYAQAKSKASLISGSISGLLLILGGVMLLQGKAWGLVLATVVTAVLIIVFAIRLFKTRKFMPAGLMTLLGLITLAVMIQQLVAIV; from the coding sequence ATGAATTCGGGTACTATCGCTGCGATCGCTTATGGAATTCTAGCCATTGTAGGCGGCATCATGGGCTACGCTCAAGCTAAAAGCAAAGCGTCGCTGATTTCTGGTAGCATCAGCGGCTTATTACTCATTCTCGGCGGCGTGATGCTATTGCAGGGAAAAGCCTGGGGGCTAGTTTTAGCAACCGTTGTCACCGCTGTTCTCATCATTGTCTTTGCCATCCGGTTGTTTAAAACTCGCAAATTTATGCCTGCGGGATTGATGACTCTTTTAGGTTTGATAACGCTGGCGGTGATGATTCAACAACTGGTTGCGATAGTGTAG
- a CDS encoding DUF262 domain-containing protein, whose product MSTVKIQATEYPIQKVFSNDFVFTIPLYQRPYAWTTEQAGELFQDLIVSLGDGNEPIDDINPYFLGSIVLIKADKPDAQVVDGQQRLSTLTILLSALRMLVQPKYANALTKLLYEESDPILGHPNRYRLTLAKRDADFFKEYIQDEGGISKLESSTALSDSRKNIKENALLFLKKLEELSESQRVRLVQFIITRCFLVVVSTPDLESAYRIFSVLNGRGLDLSLPDILKAEIIGQIPDAQKEAYTCKWEDIQEKLGRETFENLFSYIRMINRKAKLTGSILKEYREHIKPWNNSQEFIKTTLCPLADAFYEIKNTSYVSDKHAEEVNKLFKQLNDIDNSDWIPPAILYLSRNHSHPERLVKFFTELERLAAGLMIKRANINERIERYRRLLTAIEHEEDLYTPDSPLQITSEEKNDILKMLDGDLYLTQKIRLFVLLRLDAALSEGEASYNFSTITVEHILPQNPAHDSLWVKSFTSLEEREKYVHRLGNLALLSCYKNSEAQNYDFDVKKQKYFTTKKGISPFALTTQVLMEQEWTPEVIEARQKKLIGVLQKVWRLE is encoded by the coding sequence ATGAGTACCGTCAAAATTCAAGCTACTGAATATCCTATTCAGAAAGTATTTAGCAATGATTTTGTCTTCACCATTCCCCTGTACCAGCGTCCCTATGCCTGGACTACTGAGCAAGCTGGAGAATTGTTTCAAGACCTAATTGTATCCTTGGGTGACGGTAACGAGCCAATTGATGATATAAATCCCTACTTCCTAGGCAGCATTGTACTAATAAAGGCAGATAAACCAGACGCTCAAGTTGTTGATGGTCAACAACGTCTGTCTACGCTAACTATACTACTTTCAGCTCTGCGGATGTTAGTACAGCCCAAATATGCCAATGCCTTAACTAAGTTGCTCTATGAAGAAAGCGACCCAATCCTTGGCCACCCTAACCGTTACCGTTTGACCTTGGCAAAGCGAGATGCAGATTTCTTCAAGGAATACATTCAGGATGAAGGCGGTATTAGCAAGCTGGAATCCTCTACTGCGCTTTCAGATAGTCGTAAAAATATTAAAGAAAACGCGCTGTTATTCCTGAAAAAGTTAGAGGAACTTTCCGAATCTCAGCGAGTTCGGCTCGTGCAATTCATTATTACAAGATGTTTTCTGGTAGTAGTTTCAACACCAGACTTAGAATCTGCATATCGGATATTTTCTGTGTTGAACGGTCGGGGTCTAGACCTGTCACTTCCCGATATTTTAAAAGCTGAGATTATCGGGCAAATTCCTGATGCTCAAAAGGAAGCATACACTTGCAAATGGGAAGATATCCAAGAGAAACTAGGTCGGGAGACGTTTGAAAACCTTTTTTCATACATTCGCATGATTAATCGTAAGGCAAAACTCACTGGTAGCATCCTCAAGGAATACCGCGAACATATTAAACCTTGGAATAATTCTCAGGAGTTTATCAAGACAACTTTATGTCCTTTAGCTGATGCTTTCTACGAAATTAAGAATACAAGCTATGTAAGCGATAAACACGCCGAAGAAGTAAATAAACTGTTTAAGCAGTTAAATGATATCGATAATTCCGACTGGATACCTCCAGCTATTCTCTATCTCTCTCGTAACCACAGCCATCCTGAGCGATTGGTGAAATTCTTTACTGAATTAGAACGTCTTGCGGCGGGTTTGATGATTAAACGGGCAAATATTAACGAACGCATTGAACGCTATCGTCGCTTGCTAACTGCCATTGAGCATGAGGAAGATTTATATACACCCGATTCACCACTCCAAATTACATCAGAAGAAAAGAATGATATTCTCAAAATGTTGGATGGCGACCTCTACCTGACTCAAAAAATTCGTTTATTTGTATTGCTACGTCTAGATGCGGCTCTGTCAGAAGGTGAAGCCTCATACAACTTCTCCACCATTACTGTCGAGCATATATTACCGCAAAATCCTGCCCATGATAGTCTGTGGGTGAAGTCCTTTACAAGCTTGGAAGAACGCGAAAAATATGTGCATCGTTTAGGAAATCTGGCTTTACTCTCTTGTTATAAAAACAGTGAAGCGCAAAACTATGACTTTGATGTGAAAAAGCAAAAGTATTTCACCACTAAAAAAGGTATTTCTCCTTTTGCGCTAACAACTCAAGTGCTAATGGAACAGGAATGGACACCCGAAGTCATTGAAGCGCGGCAGAAAAAGCTTATCGGCGTTCTCCAGAAAGTCTGGCGCTTAGAGTAG
- a CDS encoding PAS domain-containing protein yields the protein MIKKTGFLELLQSYSKKAGIIVTVIGCVVFLGWILDITALKSILPGLVSMKANTSIAFILGGLSLCLWHDAEHKRQNAKDKRRKSSFDLSQVLAIIVILISLLTLIEYGFGWNVGIDELLFKDPAGAVGTSAPGRMSPNSALSFLMLGSALWLLSKKVYRLAHCISLGGFLIGFLGLLGYIYGITSLYGKSYNTGVALHTAIAFILLSTGVLFACPDRGLMTVVTSDKAGGLMVRRMSPAAIGIPSVLGWFILCGYQSQIYDSELGLALFGVFNVVIFAFLIWWNARFLNAVDSQRHRAEAALKQVNQELEDRVEERTIELSQLNKQLHQRIAEHQETEEALQVSYNLLNAVIEGTTDIIFIKDLQGRYLMVNSIGAKILGKSVEEMIGKDDSQVFPEVAPQLMETDRRIMASGTTQTLEEIVYINDIAVTYLSTKNIYRDPQGNVIGLIGMSRDISDRRALEKELARREQLLNSFINVAPVGLCILDDQMRYLQINEALAHFNGVSVEEHLGRSLAEVLPDAAQVIESTLRKVLTTGEAILNMETCGELPGNPGVLMHWLTSQFPIPGEDGKPMALGATVMDITARKQAEEARQEKEVQLKEKNQQLEHTLQELQRTQGQLIQSEKMSSLGQLVAGIAHEINNPVNFIFGNLTHVREYTQDLLNLLRLYHQQYPNSTPEIQEEIEAIDLDFMMEDFPNLLSSMKVGADRIREIVLSLRNFSRIDEAEMKAVDIHEGIDSTLMILHNRLKAKPDHPNIQIIKEYGHLPKVECYAGQLNQVFMNLIANAIDASDEYNKQRSLSEIKANPSWIKIRTEVLDCDRVVIKIADNGSGMTEAVRQQLFNPFFTTKAIGKGTGLGLAISYQIVVEKHNGQLQCLSAPGGGAEFIIEIPLRQMV from the coding sequence ATGATTAAAAAGACGGGATTTCTCGAACTTCTACAATCCTACTCCAAAAAAGCCGGTATTATTGTCACTGTAATTGGCTGTGTTGTTTTCTTGGGCTGGATATTAGATATTACAGCCCTTAAAAGCATTTTACCAGGGCTGGTAAGCATGAAAGCTAACACAAGCATAGCCTTTATTCTGGGTGGATTGTCTTTGTGTTTGTGGCACGACGCGGAACACAAAAGACAAAACGCAAAAGATAAGCGGAGAAAGTCTTCGTTTGACCTTTCTCAAGTGTTGGCAATTATCGTCATTTTAATCAGTCTATTGACACTAATTGAGTATGGGTTTGGATGGAATGTAGGAATTGACGAACTGCTGTTTAAAGACCCAGCAGGTGCTGTTGGCACCTCTGCACCAGGGCGAATGTCTCCCAATAGCGCCCTAAGTTTTCTGATGCTTGGCTCTGCCCTTTGGCTGTTATCAAAAAAGGTGTATCGTCTGGCTCATTGCATTAGCTTAGGCGGATTTTTGATTGGTTTTTTGGGTCTTTTGGGCTATATCTACGGCATCACCTCGTTGTACGGCAAGAGTTACAACACAGGTGTGGCGTTGCACACAGCGATCGCATTCATCCTGCTTTCCACCGGAGTCCTGTTTGCTTGTCCAGATCGAGGACTAATGACAGTTGTTACAAGCGACAAAGCAGGCGGATTGATGGTGCGGCGGATGTCGCCAGCCGCGATTGGCATTCCCTCAGTGCTGGGCTGGTTCATATTATGCGGCTACCAATCTCAGATTTATGACAGCGAACTTGGGCTGGCTCTTTTTGGCGTTTTCAACGTAGTTATTTTTGCCTTTTTAATTTGGTGGAATGCCAGATTCCTGAATGCGGTTGACAGCCAGCGCCACCGAGCAGAAGCAGCACTGAAACAGGTGAATCAAGAGCTAGAAGATAGAGTTGAGGAGCGCACGATCGAGCTGAGTCAACTGAACAAGCAATTACACCAGCGAATTGCCGAACACCAGGAGACAGAGGAGGCGCTCCAAGTAAGCTATAACCTCTTGAATGCAGTCATTGAGGGAACGACTGATATCATTTTTATCAAGGATCTTCAGGGTCGCTACTTGATGGTCAACTCCATTGGTGCCAAGATACTTGGCAAGTCTGTAGAGGAGATGATTGGGAAGGATGACTCCCAGGTATTTCCTGAAGTCGCCCCTCAACTTATGGAGACTGACCGCAGAATTATGGCTTCTGGGACAACTCAGACGTTAGAGGAAATCGTCTATATCAATGACATCGCGGTAACGTATCTCTCAACAAAAAATATCTACCGCGATCCCCAAGGAAACGTTATCGGTTTGATTGGGATGTCGCGAGACATTAGCGATCGGAGGGCGTTGGAAAAAGAATTAGCGCGGCGCGAGCAGCTTTTGAACTCATTTATTAACGTTGCGCCGGTCGGACTCTGTATTCTTGACGACCAGATGCGATATCTGCAAATCAACGAAGCGCTAGCACACTTCAATGGCGTGTCTGTAGAAGAACATTTAGGAAGATCCCTGGCTGAAGTCTTGCCCGACGCTGCACAAGTGATCGAATCGACATTACGCAAAGTACTGACGACAGGCGAAGCGATTCTCAACATGGAGACGTGCGGTGAATTACCTGGCAATCCAGGCGTCCTGATGCACTGGTTGACTTCTCAATTTCCCATACCTGGAGAAGATGGCAAGCCGATGGCTCTTGGTGCCACCGTGATGGATATTACTGCTCGCAAACAAGCTGAGGAAGCCCGTCAGGAGAAAGAAGTTCAGTTAAAAGAAAAAAATCAGCAGCTAGAACATACTCTCCAAGAACTCCAACGTACTCAAGGTCAATTAATTCAAAGCGAAAAAATGTCCAGTTTAGGACAATTGGTTGCAGGGATTGCTCACGAAATTAATAACCCAGTTAACTTTATCTTTGGGAATCTCACCCATGTCAGAGAATACACCCAAGACTTATTAAATCTATTGCGACTTTATCATCAGCAGTATCCGAATTCAACGCCAGAAATTCAGGAGGAGATAGAAGCGATTGACCTGGATTTTATGATGGAAGATTTTCCTAACCTGTTGTCATCAATGAAGGTGGGGGCAGATCGCATCCGGGAGATTGTTCTTAGCTTGCGGAATTTTTCGCGAATTGACGAAGCTGAAATGAAGGCGGTTGATATTCACGAAGGAATTGATAGTACCCTAATGATTCTGCATAACCGCCTGAAAGCAAAACCGGATCATCCCAACATTCAGATAATTAAGGAGTACGGGCACTTACCTAAAGTCGAGTGCTACGCAGGACAGCTCAATCAAGTGTTTATGAATCTGATCGCGAATGCCATTGATGCGTCGGATGAGTATAACAAACAGCGATCGCTTTCCGAAATCAAGGCAAATCCCAGCTGGATCAAAATTCGCACTGAGGTACTAGACTGCGATCGCGTCGTTATCAAAATTGCGGATAATGGCTCTGGAATGACAGAGGCGGTGAGACAACAGTTATTTAATCCCTTTTTTACTACCAAAGCCATTGGCAAAGGCACTGGACTGGGTTTGGCAATTAGCTACCAGATTGTTGTAGAAAAGCACAATGGTCAATTGCAATGTCTCTCAGCACCAGGTGGAGGAGCAGAGTTTATTATTGAGATTCCACTTCGGCAGATGGTTTAG
- a CDS encoding metallophosphoesterase has product MHWILTEPLSVENVTVAIAGLPASLQGTKLVQLSDLHYDGKRLSETLLAEAIEASNQLEPDLVVLTGDFVTDDPSPIHALVKRLKHLQGRAGVYAVLGNHDNYYRHSKKEVQDALTSIGIHVLWNEIAYPFGKELPLVGLADFWSREFNPAPVMNQLDRDTPRIVLSHNPDTAEILQEWRVDLQLSGHTHGGQVVIPGVGPAAQLLQNIRHLIPKPLQRWVPFMKECNKVVERWEWAQGWHQVGKNQLYVNRGLGTYWPGRLFCPPEVTAIALVDQK; this is encoded by the coding sequence ATGCACTGGATATTAACCGAACCTTTAAGCGTAGAAAATGTGACAGTAGCGATCGCGGGTTTACCAGCATCGTTGCAAGGCACAAAGCTAGTACAACTGTCCGATTTGCACTACGATGGCAAGCGGTTATCCGAAACGCTACTCGCAGAGGCAATTGAAGCCAGCAATCAACTCGAACCCGACCTCGTTGTATTGACTGGCGACTTCGTAACGGATGACCCATCTCCCATTCATGCCCTAGTAAAACGGCTAAAACACTTGCAAGGTCGCGCTGGTGTCTATGCTGTACTGGGCAACCACGATAATTATTATCGCCATTCAAAAAAAGAGGTGCAAGACGCCCTGACTAGCATTGGGATTCATGTCCTCTGGAATGAAATTGCATATCCATTTGGAAAAGAATTACCCTTAGTCGGACTGGCTGATTTTTGGTCGCGGGAATTTAATCCAGCGCCAGTGATGAATCAACTCGATCGGGATACACCCCGAATCGTCTTATCTCACAACCCAGATACCGCCGAGATTTTGCAAGAATGGCGAGTGGATTTGCAACTGTCGGGTCATACTCACGGCGGTCAAGTGGTAATTCCTGGAGTTGGCCCAGCAGCGCAACTGCTGCAAAACATCCGTCACCTGATTCCCAAACCGCTCCAGCGTTGGGTGCCTTTTATGAAGGAATGCAATAAAGTGGTAGAGCGTTGGGAATGGGCGCAGGGGTGGCATCAGGTGGGAAAAAACCAGCTATATGTGAATCGAGGGCTGGGAACCTATTGGCCCGGACGCCTATTTTGTCCGCCAGAAGTCACGGCGATCGCGCTGGTGGATCAAAAATAG
- a CDS encoding histidinol-phosphate transaminase, producing the protein MFSFIRSDLSQLRAYMPHPGGASGSPVTGSIPIDRLDTNECPFDLPKELKEKLAWTYQQLIETNRYPDGSHAELKEAIAQYANESLDAAITPTNISVGNGSDELIRSLLIATCLGNEGSILVADPTFSMYAILAHTLGIPVVSVGRKEANFEMDLAAAQKAIEETQNPPIRVVFVVHPNSPTANALTAAELEWLRSLPEHILVVIDEAYFEFSQTTVVGELSQHPNWVILRTFSKAFRLAALRLGYAIAHPELIVALEKVRLPYNLPSFTQAAALLALSQRQLLLSCIPQILTERDKLLDFLKQQPALQVWSSASNFIYLRLPTEEALTRLAQQLKEQGTLVRHTGGGIRLTVGSEEENERSRQHLLAALKAMN; encoded by the coding sequence ATGTTCTCGTTCATCCGGTCAGATTTATCTCAGTTACGCGCCTATATGCCCCACCCAGGCGGCGCATCAGGAAGTCCAGTCACTGGTTCAATTCCGATCGATCGGCTGGATACCAATGAATGCCCTTTTGATTTGCCAAAAGAATTAAAAGAAAAGTTGGCATGGACTTATCAGCAGCTAATTGAGACGAATCGCTATCCTGATGGCAGTCACGCCGAACTCAAAGAAGCGATCGCCCAATACGCGAACGAATCCTTAGATGCCGCTATTACCCCAACCAACATCTCTGTAGGTAACGGTTCCGATGAACTCATTCGTTCCCTCCTGATTGCCACCTGTTTAGGCAACGAAGGCTCGATTTTGGTAGCCGATCCCACCTTCTCCATGTACGCGATTCTGGCTCATACCCTAGGCATTCCTGTGGTGAGTGTCGGGCGCAAGGAAGCGAATTTTGAAATGGATCTTGCCGCTGCCCAAAAAGCCATTGAGGAAACCCAGAATCCACCAATCCGGGTGGTATTTGTCGTTCATCCCAACTCCCCCACCGCTAACGCCTTAACTGCTGCTGAGTTGGAATGGCTGCGGAGTTTGCCAGAGCATATTTTGGTGGTCATTGACGAAGCTTATTTTGAATTTAGCCAGACAACCGTGGTTGGGGAATTGTCGCAGCATCCAAACTGGGTCATACTCAGAACATTTTCTAAGGCATTTCGGCTGGCAGCACTGCGGCTAGGATATGCGATCGCTCACCCAGAACTGATTGTCGCCCTCGAAAAAGTCCGTCTCCCCTACAATCTCCCCAGCTTCACTCAAGCTGCCGCTTTACTTGCCCTTTCCCAGCGGCAACTGCTACTTAGCTGTATTCCCCAAATTCTTACCGAACGAGACAAGTTACTCGATTTTCTCAAACAGCAACCCGCCTTACAAGTTTGGTCTAGTGCCTCAAACTTCATCTACCTGCGTCTCCCGACAGAGGAAGCCCTGACTCGATTGGCGCAGCAACTCAAAGAACAGGGAACCTTGGTTCGTCACACCGGCGGCGGTATTCGTCTGACGGTAGGTAGCGAAGAAGAAAATGAGCGATCGCGCCAGCATCTCCTGGCAGCTTTAAAAGCAATGAACTAG
- a CDS encoding GNAT family N-acetyltransferase, giving the protein MHRQPERAAQPNGASHFIIRAAHQNDLTSLTEILADSFHPRSGIWALTYPLFRLGIYEDLRTRLRLIPPNYICLAAVATSSASTDWGSGEEASFPPLNAQELQGQERQGANADSVVGTIELGLRACSWQPWSSQYPYISNLAVHPSCRRRGVAQQLLLRCERTALEWGFCDLYLHVLENNHQARQLYLKAGYRPHQSDPSWSDWLPGRPRRLFLHKHLARKN; this is encoded by the coding sequence TTGCACCGCCAACCTGAAAGAGCCGCACAACCGAATGGTGCTTCTCACTTTATCATCCGGGCAGCCCACCAAAATGATTTGACCAGCCTCACCGAGATCCTGGCAGATAGTTTTCACCCTCGGTCGGGAATTTGGGCTTTGACCTATCCGTTATTTCGGCTGGGAATTTACGAAGATTTACGGACTCGACTGCGGTTGATTCCTCCGAATTACATCTGTTTAGCCGCTGTCGCTACGTCCTCTGCTAGCACCGATTGGGGGAGTGGAGAGGAAGCTTCCTTCCCACCTCTAAACGCACAAGAACTCCAAGGACAAGAACGCCAAGGAGCAAATGCTGATTCCGTAGTGGGGACGATCGAATTGGGACTTCGTGCCTGTTCCTGGCAACCCTGGAGTTCTCAATATCCTTACATCTCGAATCTGGCTGTCCACCCCTCGTGTCGGCGACGAGGGGTGGCGCAGCAGTTACTGCTGCGCTGCGAACGAACAGCTTTGGAATGGGGATTTTGCGACCTATACCTGCACGTATTAGAAAACAATCATCAGGCACGGCAGCTTTATCTGAAGGCGGGATATCGACCGCATCAAAGCGATCCCAGCTGGAGTGACTGGCTGCCGGGGCGTCCTCGACGGCTGTTTTTGCACAAACACTTAGCTCGTAAAAACTAA